The following proteins come from a genomic window of Bactrocera tryoni isolate S06 chromosome 1, CSIRO_BtryS06_freeze2, whole genome shotgun sequence:
- the LOC120770502 gene encoding transcription initiation factor TFIID subunit 1 isoform X4: protein MSSDSDDDGSTGRGGGGSADSNAGGGFGMDLTGILFGNIDSEGKLMDDDAGNAFDPEFREHISSLSKLGLNSMLNEVIDTEKDEMDDVDTPKHPMSDFDALKAGFTNNDGNEADNEDDGEIVKDESAIDYSDITELSEDCPRTPPSNEQSVLEDLEDAIPASKVEASSITKDDKELMPPPLAPIRNISSSNNVDSVPKTNGPDSVNGDTKLDKPTERKLDTPLADMLPSKYANVDVRELFPDFRPDKVLRFSRLFGPGKPSSLPQIWRSVKKRRRRRKHSRDQKNPNTGSDSTSDSEEPKKKGFGLHYGPDPMPYQCVSDDEDKLLSITNNEDVKPEGPESGDNSDSKPKIADWRYGPAQIWYDMLEVPDSGEGFNYGFKTKPSGTPQKGVATDTQALVSVEEDVEIKGDPIADDAFLMVSQLHWEDEVVWDGNDIKAKVMQKLNSKTIAAGWLPSSGSRTAGAFSQPGKTMPVSGNTGSGKAQGGSSSSKKANQILQSKAPEAVDDTWYSIFPVENEELIYGKWEDEIIWDAEQMTKLPKPKVLTLDPNDENIILGIPDDIDPSKISKNTGPPPKIKIPHPHVKKSKILLGKAGVINVLAEDTPPPPPKSPDRDPFNISNDSYYQPKTEPTLRLKVGGGNLIQHSTPVVELRSPFIPTYMGPMKLRSFHRPPLKRFSHGPLASPGPHAVLPLLKYIAKKAKQREVERIASGGGDVFFMRNPEDLSGKDGDIILCEFCEEHPPLMNQVGMCSKIKNYYKRKAAKDNGPQDFKYGEVAFAHTSPFLGIIHPGQCIQALENNMYRAPIYPHNINPTEFLVIRNRSNYWIRAINALFTVGQECPIYEVPGPNSKRANNFTRDFLQVFIYRLFWKSRDNPRRIRMDDIKRAFPAHSESSIRKRLKQCADFKRTGMDSNWWVIKPEFRLPSEEEIRAMVSPEQCCAFFSMIAAEQRLKDAGYGEKFLFAPQEDDDEEAQLKLDDEVKVAPWNTTRAYIQAMRGKCLLQLTGPADPTGCGEGFSYVRVPNKPTQTKEEQESQPKRTVTGTDADLRRLPLQRAKELLRKFKVPEEEIRKLSRWEVIDVVRTLSTEKAKAGEQGMDKFSRGNRFSIAEHQERYKEECQRIFDLQNRVLASSEVLSTDEDESSASEESDLEELGKNLENMLSNKKTSTQLSLEREEQEREELLKKIMEDQEGGKGAKSKDGKEDNSQQPVSNPNQGRILKITRTFKDSEGKEYTRVEIVRRQPVIDAYMKIRTTKDEQFIKQFATLDEQQKEEMKREKRRIQEQLRRIKRNQERERLALLAQNQKLQPGGMPTSLGDPKSSGGSSHKERDTPHKEVSPSRKKFKLKPDLKLKCGACGQVGHMRTNKACPLYTGLQGPLNSSNVSINEEQEEEVEKELNCEDDDLVNVDGTKVTLSSKVLKRHEDVRRRTLLLKVPKEAVGKKKRRMAGDLHCDYLQRHNKTANRRRTDPVVVLSSILEEILNELRSMPDVTPFLFPVNAKLVPDYYRIVTKPMDLQTMRDYIRQRRYHNREEFLADLNQIVENSTLYNGARSSFTVAAQRMLQSCFELLAEKEDKLMRLEKAINPLLDDNDQVALSFIFEQLHGKIKLMQESWPFLKPVNKKQVRDYYTIIKRPMDLETIGKNVEAHRYHSRAEFLADIELIAANCEQYNGSESRFTKNAKDLLHFARTQLEEFSDHCGQLEQNISKVQERARADAELDDTWGGDDQDYDFPHRTSRSSTPENDFIDVEGNERPSTSSAALNSSGSSFSRSFAGGITIPATTPGGGSDMAPPPSDVKRGRGRPRKQRDTVEEGYSLNVKINASAVKRGRGRPRKDSLASNISNPQNSFLEEDLQCSTDDEEFQEVSEDENNAASILDQGERIQPNDSGMDTVGAMGLDQIDVSHIKTEMKIEPPQLANDDSMDLDPNYDPSDFLNFGNRPAHNNASDDMQSTQNHMQYSKEDDEAQAHFQMDANMSDGAMPAEMSSMPQMPLIMPSNDNVGIDEDLAISESDEEDGGGDDNVADVSMKREVFNDSGEMANDGIGANLQNSMNEPQANEGQMNMETAKPEHHQDDNDDDDWLHF, encoded by the exons GTTGGGCCTAAACTCAATGTTAAACGAAGTAATAGATACTGAAAAAGATGAAATGGATGACGTAGATACTCCTAAACATCCAATGAGTGATTTTGATGCCTTAAAAGCTGGATTTACGAATAACGATGGCAATGAAGCTGATAATGAAGACGATGGTGAAATTGTCAAAGATGAGAGTGCAATAGATTACTCAGATATAACAGAACTATCAGAAGATTGCCCGCGCACTCCTCCTTCGAATGAACAAAGCGTACTTGAAGATCTTGAGGACGCAATACCGGCCTCAAAAGTTGAGGCTTCaa GTATAACCAAAGACGATAAGGAACTAATGCCTCCACCGCTTGCACCTATACGCAATATATCAAGCAGCAATAATGTTGACAGTGTACCTAAAACGAATGGACCGGACAGTGTAAATGGCGATACAAAATTAGATAAAC cgACAGAACGCAAGTTGGACACACCCTTAGCAGATATGCTGCCATCTAAATACGCAAATGTAGATGTGAGAGAATTATTTCCAGACTTCCGTCCCGATAAAGTTCTGCGTTTTTCACGCCTTTTTGGACCGGGGAAACCTTCAAGCTTGCCACAGATTTGGCGTAGTGTGAAGAAAAGAAGGCGACGACGTAAGCACTCGCGTGATCAAAAG AATCCGAATACTGGTTCCGATTCCACCAGCGATTCAGAAGAACCAAAGAAAAAAGGGTTCGGATTGCACTACGGTCCCGATCCAATGCCATATCAATGCGTTTCCGATGACGAAGATAAATTATTGAGCATTACAAATAATGAAGATGTCAAACCCGAGGGCCCGGAAAGCGGCGATAATAGTGATAGTAAACCCAAAATTGCCGACTGGCGTTACGGACCGGCGCAAATTTGGTATGATATGCTAGAAGTGCCGGATTCTGGGGAAGGTTTCAATTACGGCTTTAAAACAAAACCCTCCGGCACGCCACAAAAAGGTGTTGCAACAGACACACAGGCCTTAGTGTCAGTGGAAGAAGATGTAGAAATCAAAGGTGACCCCATAGCCGACGATGCATTTTTAATGGTTTCGCAACTGCATTGGGAAGATGAGGTTGTGTGGGATGGCAACGATATTAAAGCGAAAGTAATGCAGAAATTGAATTCTAAAACAATCGCAGCAGGCTGGTTGCCATCAAGTGGCTCTCGCACAGCCGGCGCGTTTAGCCAACCTGGCAAAACAATGCCCGTATCGGGAAACACCGGAAGTGGCAAAGCGCAAGGTGGCTCGTCTTCCAGCAAGAAGGCTAATCAGAT cCTACAAAGTAAAGCACCCGAAGCAGTGGACGACACCTGGTACAGCATCTTTCCGGTTGAGAATGAGGAATTGATTTACGGCAAATGGGAGGATGAAATCATCTGGGATGCCGAACAGATGACCAAATTACCAAAACCGAAAGTGCTCACGCTTGATCCGAATGATGAGAATATTATACTCGGTATACCGGATGACATTGATCCATcgaaaattagcaaaaatacaGGACCACCACCGAAAATCAAAATACCACATCCACATGTTAAGAAATCAAAGATTTTGTTAGGCAAAGCAGGTGTTATCAATGTGTTGGCCGAGGAcacgccaccgccaccgcccAAGAGTCCAGATCGTGACCCCTTCAATATTTCAAACGATTC TTACTATCAGCCTAAGACGGAGCCAACATTACGACTTAAAGTGGGCGGCGGCAATTTAATACAGCATTCCACGCCAGTAGTTGAGCTACGCTCGCCTTTTATACCG ACATACATGGGTCCTATGAAACTGCGTTCATTCCATCGTCCACCATTGAAACGTTTCTCGCATGGTCCCTTAGCATCACCCGGTCCACATGCTGTACTACCACTACTTAAGTATATAGCCAAGAAGGCCAAACAACGTGAGGTGGAGCGCATTGCGTCCGGTGGTGGCGACGTGTTCTTCATGCGTAATCCTGAAGATTTAAGCGGCAAAGATGGCGATATAATATTATGCGAATTTTGTGAGGAACATCCACCTTTGATGAATCAA gtcGGCATGTGTTCCAAGATCAAAAATTACTACAAACGCAAGGCGGCAAAGGATAACGGTCCGCAAGACTTTAAATATGGCGAAGTGGCCTTTGCGCATACCAGTCCCTTCTTGGGCATAATACATCCCGGCCAGTGCATACAAGCGCTGGAGAATAATATGTATCGTGCGCCGATCTATCCGCACAATATCAATCCGACGGAATTTCTTGTCATCCGTAATCGCAGCAACTATTGGATACGCGCTATAAATGCGCTGTTCACAGTGGGTCAAGAGTGTCCGATTTACGAAGTGCCGGGTCCGAATTCAAAACGCGCCAATAATTTCACAAGAGACTTCCTGCAG GTGTTCATTTACCGCCTGTTCTGGAAGAGCCGCGACAATCCGCGTCGCATACGTATGGACGATATAAAGCGTGCATTTCCGGCGCACTCGGAGAGCAGCATACGTAAGCGTTTGAAACAGTGTGCGGATTTCAAACGTACTGGCATGGACTCGAACTGGTGGGTTATCAAGCCGGAATTTCGTTTGCCGTCTGAGGAGGAAATACGTGCAATGGTCTCGCCGGAGCAATGCTGCGCGTTCTTTAGCATGATAGCAGCCGAGCAGCGTTTGAAGGATGCTGGTTATGGTGAGAAGTTTTTATTCGCGCCACAAGAGGATGACGATGAGGAGGCGCAATTGAAGTTGGACGATGAAGTAAAAGTGGCACCGTGGAATACCACGCG CGCTTACATACAAGCGATGCGAGGCAAGTGTCTACTGCAGCTGACTGGACCGGCCGATCCCACCGGTTGTGGTGAAGGTTTTTCTTATGTACGCGTGCCTAATAAGCCCACG CAAACTAAAGAAGAGCAGGAGTCACAGCCGAAGCGTACTGTCACAGGCACTGACGCCGATTTGCGTCGTCTGCCGCTGCAGCGTGCCAAAGAGTTGCTGCGTAAATTCAAAGTGCCTGAAGAGGAGATACGAAAATTGTCGCGTTGGGAGGTAATCGATGTGGTGCGCACACTTTCAACCGAGAAGGCCAAAGCCGGCGAACAGGGTATGGACAAATTTTCGCGTGGTAATCGGTTTTCCATTGCCGAGCATCAGGAGCGTTACAAAGAGGAGTGTCAGCGCATTTTCGATCTACAAAACCGTGTGTTGGCTAGTTCAGAGGTACTTTCCACGGATGAAGATGAGTCTTCAGCCTCAGAAGAGTCTGATCTTGAAGAGCTgggaaaaaatttggaaaatatgctGTCAAATAAGAAGACATCCACACAACTGTCGCTCGAACGCGAAGAGCAAGAGCGTGAAGAGTTATTGAAAAAGATTATGGAAGATCAAGAGGGAGGAAAGGGTGCCAAATCGAAAGACGGCAAAGAGGACAACTCACAGCAGCCGGTGTCGAATCCAAATCAGGGACGTATACTTAAAATAACACGCACCTTCAAGGATAGCGAGGGCAAGGAATACACGCGTGTGGAGATTGTACGCCGCCAGCCAGTCATCGATGCCTACATGAAGATACGCACCACGAAAGATGAGCAATTCATCAAACAATTCGCCACATTGGACGAGCAGCAGAAGGAGGAAATGAAACGTGAGAAACGACGCATACAGGAGCAACTGCGACGCATTAAACGTAATCAAGAACGCGAGCGACTTGCGTTGTTGGCGCAGAATCAAAAGTTGCAGCCAGGTGGCATGCCCACCTCGCTGGGTGATCCCAAGTCATCTGGTGGCTCATCGCATAAAGAACGCGACACGCCACACAAGGAAGTCAGTCCCTCGCGCAAGAAGTTCAAGTTAAAGCCGGACTTAAAGCTCAAGTGTGGTGCATGTGGACAG GTTGGCCACATGCGCACAAATAAAGCCTGTCCGCTCTACACCGGCCTGCAAGGTCCTTTGAACTCATCTAATGTGAGTATCAATGAAGAGCAGGAGGAGGAAGTGGAGAAGGAACTCAACTGCGAGGACGATGATCTGGTGAATGTAGATGGCACCAAGGTGACATTGAGTAGTAAGGTACTGAAGCGCCACGAAGATGTGCGGCGTCGCACTTTGTTGTTGAAGGTGCCCAAAGAAGCGGTGGGCAAGAAGAAGCGACGCATGGCCGGTGACTTGCATTGCGATTATCTGCAACGTCACAATAAAACAGCAAATCGCCGGCGTACGGATCCGGTGGTGGTTTTGTCTTCCATACTCGAGGAAATACTCAATGAGTTGCGTTCAATGCCGGATGTGACACCGTTTCTCTTTCCAGTTAACGCCAAG cTTGTGCCCGACTATTATCGCATTGTCACTAAACCGATGGATCTACAAACCATGCGCGACTACATACGTCAACGTCGCTATCATAATCGCGAAGAGTTCTTAGCCGATCTTAatcaaattgttgaaaattcaaCTCTATACAATGGAGCACGCAGCTCCTTCACCGTTGCTGCACAACGCATGCTTCAGAGTTGTTTCGAATTATTGGCCGAGAAAGAAGACAAGCTAATGCGTTTGGAGAAGGCTATTAATCCACTGCTGGATGATAACGATCAGGTAGCGCTGTCATTCATTTTCGAACAATTACATggcaagatcaaattgatgcaagAAAGCTGGCCCTTCTTGAAGCCTGTCAATAAGAAGCAAGTGCGCGATTATTATACGATCATCAAGCGTCCCATGGATCTGGAAACTATTGGCAAAAATGTGGAGG CGCATCGCTATCACTCACGCGCCGAGTTCTTAGCGGACATTGAGCTAATTGCGGCCAACTGTGAACAGTACAATGGTAGCGAATCGCGCTTTACCAAGAATGCCAAAGATTTGTTGCATTTCGCGCGCACACAACTGGAGGAG TTCTCCGACCATTGTGGTCAACTCGAGCAAAACATCAGCAAAGTGCAAGAGCGTGCACGTGCCGACGCCGAACTGGATGATACATGGGGCGGCGATGATCAAGACTATGATTTCCCACACCGTACGAGTCGTTCGAGTACACCGGAAAATGATTTCATCGATGTCGAAGGTAACGAGCGTCCTTCAACATCATCGGCAGCATTAAACTCTTCTGGCTCATCGTTTAGCCGCAGTTTTGCTGGTGGCATTACCATACCGGCCACAACACCTGGTGGTGGCAGCGATATGGCACCACCACCGTCTGACGTGAAACGTGGCCGTGGGCGTCCGCGTAAACAACGCGACACAGTGGAGGAGG GCTACAGCCTTAACG TCAAAATAAATGCGAGCGCTGTTAAACGTGGGCGTGGCCGACCCCGCAAGGACAGCCTAGCCTCAAATATAAGTAACCCACAAAATTCCTTTTTGGAAGAAG ATTTGCAATGTTCAACGGATGATGAGGAGTTTCAGGAAGTATCAGAGGATGAGAACAACGCCGCCAGCATACTTGATCAAGGCGAACGCATACAACCGAACGACAGTGGCATGGACACTGTTGGCGCTATGGGCTTGGATCAGATTGATGTGTCGCATATAAAAACCGAGATGAAGATAGAGCCACCGCAGCTCGCTAACG ATGACTCAATGGATTTGGATCCCAACTATGATCCATCAGATTTCTTAAATTTCGGCAATCGTCCCGCCCATAATAATGCTAGTGATGACATGCAATCAACGCAAAATCATATGCAATATAGTAAGGAGGATGATGAAGCGCAAGCACACTTCCAAATGGACGCCAATATGTCTGATGGTGCAATGCCAGCTGAAATGTCGTCTATGCCGCAGATGCCACTAATTATGCCAAGTAATGATAACGTTGGCATAGATGAAGACTTGGCTATTTCAGAGAGTGACGAGGAAGATGGTGGTGGCGATGACAATGTTGCTGATGTCTCTATGAAACGTGAAGTGTTCAATGATAGTGGTGAAATGGCTAATGACGGCATTGGTGCCAATCTACAAAATAGCATGAATGAGCCACAGGCTAACGAAGGTCAAATGAATATGGAAACGGCTAAACCCGAACATCATCAAGACGATAATGATGACGATGACTGGTTGcacttctaa